From a single Arachis duranensis voucher Yi14725-KUN plastid, complete genome genomic region:
- the psbM gene encoding photosystem II protein M, with amino-acid sequence MEVNILAFIATALFILVPTAFLLIIYVKTVSQSD; translated from the coding sequence ATGGAAGTAAATATTCTGGCATTTATTGCTACTGCACTGTTCATTCTAGTTCCCACTGCCTTTTTACTTATAATTTATGTAAAGACGGTAAGTCAAAGTGACTAA